From Ascochyta rabiei chromosome 12, complete sequence, the proteins below share one genomic window:
- a CDS encoding Protein-tyrosine-phosphatase: MATPNIGSNDAAGYVAQFTMMEKVKQYLEALNIAVSEKLHIHAATVHHEDLPHDNVDSSIASTTETGTLTPASVRSVVPDRLHMRIPPSNYGAVIPGSIYRCSYPEPANYEFIKDLKIQSILTLVPEPIAPEYQSFMDNSGIQHFRVHIRANKGEVRVDSCEMQRALRLIMDRSNHPIMIHCNKGKHRTGCTVACFRRICGLDMDTIREEYHTYAGKKARFLDEVFFENFDLNLVMWMARQEKWAGTKIECGSGLECKHEHEEVTKAVENAPLSPPTTPVMCLAVPEPLP, from the coding sequence ATGGCTACCCCAAACATTGGTTCTAATGATGCTGCTGGCTATGTCGCCCAGTTCACCATGATGGAGAAGGTCAAGCAATACCTCGAGGCTCTCAACATTGCTGTAAGCGAGAAGCTCCATATCCATGCAGCTACTGTCCACCACGAAGACCTGCCGCATGATAATGTGGACAGCTCGATTGCATCAACGACCGAAACTGGCACGCTCACTCCAGCGTCTGTTCGGTCCGTAGTCCCTGATCGCCTCCACATGCGCATCCCACCCTCGAACTACGGCGCTGTCATCCCTGGAAGCATCTATCGCTGCAGCTATCCTGAGCCGGCCAACTACGAATTTATCAAGGATCTCAAAATCCAGAGTATCCTGACCCTGGTACCTGAGCCTATTGCCCCCGAATACCAATCATTCATGGACAACTCTGGCATCCAGCATTTCCGGGTCCACATCCGTGCGAACAAGGGCGAGGTGCGCGTTGACTCCTGCGAGATGCAGCGTGCTCTACGTTTGATTATGGACCGTTCCAATCACCCCATCATGATTCATTGCAACAAGGGCAAGCACCGCACCGGCTGCACCGTTGCATGCTTCAGGCGTATCTGTGGTCTTGACATGGACACTATTCGCGAGGAATACCATACGTATGCTGGAAAGAAGGCGCGTTTCCTCGACGAAGTGTTCTTCGAGAACTTTGACCTCAATCTCGTCATGTGGATGGCTCGGCAAGAAAAGTGGGCTGGCACGAAGATTGAGTGCGGATCGGGGCTGGAGTGCAAGCACGAGCATGAAGAGGTCACCAAGGCCGTCGAGAACGCACCCCTCTCGCCTCCAACTACACCAGTCATGTGTCTGGCGGTGCCGgaacctctaccctag